The following coding sequences lie in one Miscanthus floridulus cultivar M001 chromosome 9, ASM1932011v1, whole genome shotgun sequence genomic window:
- the LOC136479876 gene encoding uncharacterized protein, which yields MDCTVLTWIYGTINADLQQSTMLKNPNARVAWLHLEDEFLDQRESRALLLSAKFRTAKQGSSSITDFCRRLETMAATLRDFDDLVGDRTLVLTLLRSLSSKFRPMVTNIKLRQPFPTFAEARTLLLLEEIDLNDVAANTDLPPAPAPPALVANSSGSAAPSSHGAPGHGSSSGGGQGNSGGN from the coding sequence atGGACTGCACCGTCCTCACGTGGATCTACGGCACGATCAATGCTGATCTGCAGCAGTCCACCATGCTGAAGAACCCTAACGCCCGCGTCGCCTGGCTTCACCTCGAGGACGAATTCCTCGACCAGCGCGAATCGCGCGCGTTGCTGCTGTCCGCCAAGTTTCGCACGGCGAAACAAGGGTCTTCATCCATCACGGACTTCTGCCGCCGCCTCGAGACGATGGCCGCGACCCTCCGTGACTTCGACGATCTGGTTGGCGACCGCACCCTCGTCCTCACGCTGCTCCGCAGCCTCAGCAGCAAGTTCCGCCCCATGGTGACCAACATCAAGCTGCGGCAGCCGTTCCCAACCTTCGCGGAGGCACGCACGCTGCTCCTTCTCGAGGAGATCGACCTCAACGACGTCGCCGCCAACACCGACCTCCCACCCGCTCCAGcgccgccggccctcgtcgccaACTCATCCGGCTCCGCTGCCCCCTCTAGCCATGGTGCCCCTGGCCACGGCAGTAGCTCTGGCGGCGGCCAGGGCAACTCCGGTGGCAACTAG
- the LOC136481912 gene encoding uncharacterized protein, with protein MCGKMEHIHMEHKGLLGGEFKEGICASIPKPPPGTSSSRPNSMVVKKVCPREFIPAHIIAEAISTLHGLDLRWSGPITPSERQYVEQYVLAMYPQYSHGLIQDGSCDKDDLYSTYYSNGSTASSPEAGGGERRRSSPVGSPLSAAARPDMVDMVRLEPSRLLDMLTKKSSFPGSFISIPEIQARNRVLRHCGLTDDEYLVLFAPTPRDAMMLVGESYPFFRSSYYMSILEEESDCIRAFAAYKEAKVIAAPESWLDLRIKGSQLSQYFRRKSKHAPKGLFAYPAVSPSNSSSPSSTATSGARYSLHWVSEAHRNAWHVLLDATALAVGEDRLPLSLHRPDFVLCTLGDAMRTRGMEQQQPQQMQPAARVTCLLVRRRSFDTSLSQPQQPQKQ; from the exons ATGTGTGGCAAGATGGAGCACATTCACATGGAACACAAG GGCTTACTTGGTGGAGAATTTAAAGAGGGAATTTGCGCCTCAATTCCCAAACCCCCTCCTGGCACATCATCAAGCAGGCCAAACAGCATGGTTGTGAAG AAGGTTTGCCCGCGGGAGTTCATCCCGGCGCACATCATCGCGGAGGCGATCTCGACGCTGCACGGGCTGGACCTGCGGTGGTCGGGGCCCATCACGCCCAGCGAGCGGCAGTACGTGGAGCAGTACGTGCTGGCCATGTACCCGCAGTACTCGCACGGCCTCATACAGGACGGCAGCTGCGACAAGGACGACCTCTACTCCACCTACTACAGCAACGGCAGCACGGCGTCGTCGCcggaggccggcggcggcgagcggcggcggtcGTCGCCGGTGGGGTCGCCGTTGTCAGCCGCCGCGAGGCCCGACATGGTGGACATGGTCCGGCTGGAGCCGTCGCGGCTGCTGGACATGCTCACCAAGAAGTCGTCGTTCCCGGGGAGCTTCATCTCGATCCCGGAGatccaggccaggaaccgggtgCTCCGCCACTGCGGCCTCACCGACGACGAGTACCTCGTGCTCTTCGCGCCTACGCCGAGGGACGCCATGATGCTG GTTGGGGAGAGCTACCCTTTCTTCCGGAGCAGCTACTACATGTCGATCCTGGAGGAGGAGAGCGACTGCATCCGCGCCTTCGCGGCGTACAAGGAGGCCAAGGTGATCGCGGCGCCGGAGTCGTGGCTGGACCTGCGCATCAAGGGCTCCCAGCTCAGCCAGTACTTCCGGCGCAAGTCCAAGCACGCTCCCAAGGGCCTCTTCGCCTACCCGGCCGTCTCCCCTTCGAATTCGTCGTCGccctcctccaccgccacctccggCGCGCGGTACTCTCTGCACTGGGTCTCCGAGGCGCACCGCAACGCGTGGCACGTGCTCCTGGACGCCACcgcgctcgccgtcggcgaggacCGCCTCCCGCTCTCGCTGCACCGCCCGGACTTCGTGCTGTGCACGCTCGGCGACGCCATGCGCACGCGGGGgatggagcagcagcagccgcagcagatGCAGCCGGCGGCGAGGGTCACCTGCCTCCTCGTCAGGAGGAGGTCCTTCGATACCTCCCTCTCCCAGCCGCAACAGCCACAGAAGCAGTAG